A genomic window from Melanotaenia boesemani isolate fMelBoe1 chromosome 15, fMelBoe1.pri, whole genome shotgun sequence includes:
- the LOC121653797 gene encoding uncharacterized protein LOC121653797, translated as MPSFAAALLQTSCRSTVATGFGEPLHVPPEATGFAAGGTEKGSISPSSSSEPRLIDSSPESESTPAKSPSPRGLASCSSGSVNGATASSWSPQLVPIGMVFPWPLSVSSCGGGMVTPITGSVDDRLAWRASLRLRVLRDRRAQCSQLVGDANASWACCSPRHEAQAAWVSAPEILLPHAHDLGGSLSVSMVRKIPSSVFVSSDGKTKRSAASMAASCSSYCLVTA; from the coding sequence ATGCCCAGCTTTGCAGCTGCTCTTCTACAAACGTCATGCAGGTCCACCGTTGCAACTGGGTTTGGAGAGCCGCTGCACGTGCCACCCGAGGCCACCGGCTTTGCAGCCGGTGGGACAGAGAAGGGTTCGATATCTCCCTCGTCCTCTTCGGAACCGAGGCTGATAGATTCGTCCCCAGAGTCAGAGTCGACTCCCGCGAAGTCACCGAGCCCCAGAGGGCTGGCTTCCTGCTCGTCAGGGTCGGTTAACGGGGCAACAGCATCTAGCTGGTCGCCCCAGCTGGTGCCCATAGGGATGGTGTTTCCCTGGCCACTCTCAGTCAGCTCCTGTGGTGGTGGGATGGTTACCCCCATCACTGGGTCTGTGGACGACAGGCTAGCTTGGCGTGCTAGCCTGCGCCTTCGAGTCTTGAGAGACAGGCGTGCACAATGCTCACAGCTAGTCGGGGATGCTAACGCGTCCTGGGCATGTTGCAGCCCAAGACACGAAGCACAAGCAGCATGGGTATCTGCCCCGGAAATCTTGCTACCGCATGCGCACGACTTGGGTGGTAGCTTGTCCGTCTCCATGGTGAGGAAAATTCCAAGCTCCGTGTTTGTCAGCTCCGATGGAAAAACGAAGCGATCTGCAGCTAGTATGGcggccagctgcagcagctactGTTTGGTGACAGCCTAG